A single Natrinema pellirubrum DSM 15624 DNA region contains:
- a CDS encoding NAD-dependent epimerase/dehydratase family protein, translating into MTNIAITGAAGNVGREAIAAFSDGDHDLALFTHSETDDLESEPIEIADYDAFSDALAGQDVLIHLAANPSPRAEWDEVREPNVDGVYNAFEAAAENDLERVVFASSNHAVNMRNVVSAVRPESTVGKPEIVRPSDPTDPDTYYGVTKVFGEAMGSYYATRHGFDVVNLRIGWLLTREELRAECRDRDGAGERYARAMWLSPGDCRRLLTAAATATLEGAPLIAHGISDNSERFLSLSETMQALSYRPQDDAEVVLTGD; encoded by the coding sequence ATGACGAACATCGCCATCACCGGCGCGGCGGGCAACGTCGGCCGGGAGGCAATCGCCGCGTTCTCCGACGGCGATCACGACCTCGCGTTGTTTACCCACAGCGAGACCGACGACCTCGAGTCCGAACCGATCGAGATCGCCGATTACGACGCGTTCAGCGACGCGCTCGCGGGTCAGGACGTCCTGATTCACCTCGCGGCCAACCCCTCCCCGCGGGCCGAGTGGGACGAGGTACGCGAACCGAACGTCGACGGCGTCTACAACGCCTTCGAGGCCGCGGCGGAGAACGATCTCGAGCGAGTGGTCTTCGCGAGTTCGAACCACGCGGTCAACATGCGAAACGTCGTCTCGGCGGTCCGCCCGGAGTCGACGGTCGGAAAGCCCGAGATCGTCCGGCCGTCGGATCCGACCGATCCCGACACCTACTACGGCGTCACGAAGGTCTTCGGCGAGGCGATGGGGTCGTACTACGCGACGCGCCACGGGTTCGACGTAGTGAACCTCCGGATCGGCTGGCTGCTCACCCGCGAGGAACTCCGCGCGGAGTGCCGTGACCGCGACGGGGCCGGCGAGCGCTACGCCCGCGCGATGTGGCTCAGCCCCGGCGACTGTCGACGGCTGCTCACTGCGGCTGCGACGGCGACGCTCGAGGGGGCTCCCCTGATCGCCCACGGCATCTCCGACAACTCCGAGCGGTTCCTCTCGCTGTCCGAGACCATGCAGGCGCTGTCGTACCGACCGCAGGACGACGCCGAGGTGGTGCTGACCGGCGACTAG
- a CDS encoding SRPBCC domain-containing protein, producing the protein MNQIEAFVEIDAPPDVVWDALIAFDTYPEWDPLTRTIEGVAVDATGGSERSDAFAYRPRPIGPTVVAAEPPRRLAWHDRLVVPFAFDRYHEFHLEPIENGRRTRLLQRETVRGALAGLAFDEARLERAFVAMNEAIATRAERRIAA; encoded by the coding sequence ATGAACCAGATCGAGGCGTTCGTCGAGATCGACGCGCCACCCGATGTCGTCTGGGATGCGCTCATAGCGTTCGACACCTACCCGGAGTGGGACCCGCTCACGCGAACGATCGAGGGCGTCGCCGTCGACGCGACGGGCGGTTCCGAACGGAGCGACGCGTTCGCGTACCGCCCTCGGCCCATCGGGCCGACGGTCGTCGCCGCCGAGCCGCCGCGACGGCTCGCCTGGCACGACCGGCTCGTCGTGCCGTTCGCGTTCGATCGCTACCACGAGTTCCACCTCGAGCCGATCGAAAACGGCCGGCGAACCCGGCTGCTCCAGCGGGAGACGGTCCGGGGCGCGCTCGCCGGTCTGGCGTTCGACGAGGCACGTCTCGAACGGGCCTTCGTCGCGATGAACGAAGCGATCGCGACGCGGGCGGAGCGGCGGATCGCCGCCTAG
- a CDS encoding potassium channel family protein, with the protein MRFVIVGYGRVGSRTARILAEEGHDVVVVDNDMDRIERASDDGLETVHGDGADEDVLVDADIGTADAIGAFTPDLNANFAACMVGTHHGCRTILRIDEDYREDIYEKYAEEVDEIIYPERLGAAGAKTALLGGDFNVVADLAANLQLTVLEIREGSPAVGKRMSELDLPESARIYAHGRARESLTIPLPGTELAVGDEVAVITETDHAADVRSSLLPAGA; encoded by the coding sequence ATGAGGTTTGTCATCGTGGGGTACGGCCGAGTCGGCTCCCGGACCGCGCGCATCCTCGCGGAGGAAGGCCACGACGTCGTCGTCGTCGACAACGACATGGACCGGATCGAGCGCGCCAGCGACGACGGGCTCGAGACGGTCCACGGCGACGGTGCCGACGAGGACGTCCTCGTCGACGCCGATATCGGGACCGCCGATGCGATCGGTGCGTTCACGCCCGATCTCAACGCCAACTTCGCGGCCTGTATGGTCGGGACCCACCACGGCTGTCGGACTATCCTGCGGATCGACGAGGACTACCGTGAGGACATCTACGAGAAGTACGCCGAGGAGGTCGACGAGATCATCTACCCCGAGCGGCTGGGTGCGGCGGGTGCGAAGACGGCGCTTTTGGGCGGCGACTTCAACGTCGTCGCCGACCTCGCGGCGAACCTCCAACTGACCGTTCTCGAGATCCGAGAGGGATCGCCCGCGGTCGGCAAGCGAATGAGCGAACTCGATCTGCCCGAGTCCGCGCGGATCTACGCCCATGGGCGCGCCCGCGAATCGCTGACCATCCCGTTGCCCGGGACGGAACTCGCGGTCGGCGACGAGGTCGCGGTCATCACCGAGACCGACCACGCGGCCGACGTTCGGTCATCGCTGTTGCCTGCCGGTGCCTGA
- a CDS encoding cupredoxin domain-containing protein, with protein sequence MASSRRRFLELGAAASIGGLASASGVGATQSDGDGDEGDDPEVTVTARQESGDAVYWVLPGERRLSPSVFGTAENPRRGTDLLEARIEQARQLPDPLGEAVPGLLEDLPFLVAAPDEAREPIEDDDSIAQQRLTEPTLYSDEAEVTDGSFEITYEDHQPYDLPGAPGETTDTVALEAQFTDPGGNEYRIDHDHVIQPPIPGYETGGGVLTDGSLHGITGTGSPLFPQVYTYGASWGVGHLEVNGERATEEGMRVVHFMTTATVRDERYRMVLDEEMPLAPAETIAGQIHHTHGVVLPIRPTPDGPVYDPVPTAFELPNGETQPFIHAMWEQDEILEGPFADWEFPGDGGEAPADGDDGTDTQTDIRLVGETSGWQGAAPDTIAGTENPTLSLEAGTEYTLVWENGDGLQHNFAIEDESGADVLETDLLGEEGATQSVTFTASDEMAEYYCQVHPSSMRGALEVQ encoded by the coding sequence ATGGCGTCATCACGACGACGATTCCTCGAACTGGGGGCAGCGGCATCGATCGGCGGGCTGGCCAGCGCGTCCGGCGTCGGCGCGACCCAATCCGACGGCGACGGCGACGAGGGCGACGACCCCGAAGTGACCGTTACCGCCAGACAGGAGTCGGGCGACGCCGTCTACTGGGTGTTGCCCGGCGAACGGCGACTGAGTCCGTCGGTGTTCGGGACTGCGGAAAACCCCCGACGCGGGACCGACCTCCTCGAGGCGCGGATCGAACAGGCGCGACAGCTTCCCGACCCGCTCGGCGAGGCAGTGCCGGGGCTGCTCGAGGACCTCCCCTTCCTCGTCGCCGCACCCGACGAGGCCCGCGAACCGATCGAAGACGACGACTCGATCGCCCAGCAGCGACTGACCGAGCCGACGCTGTACAGCGACGAGGCCGAGGTGACCGACGGCTCGTTCGAGATCACCTACGAAGATCACCAGCCGTACGACCTCCCCGGCGCGCCGGGCGAGACGACGGACACGGTCGCCCTCGAGGCGCAGTTCACCGATCCGGGGGGCAACGAGTACAGGATCGACCACGATCACGTCATCCAGCCGCCGATCCCCGGCTACGAGACCGGCGGCGGCGTGTTGACCGACGGGTCGCTGCACGGCATCACGGGGACCGGCTCGCCGCTGTTCCCGCAGGTCTACACCTACGGCGCGTCCTGGGGCGTCGGCCACCTCGAGGTCAACGGCGAGCGGGCCACCGAGGAGGGGATGCGCGTCGTCCACTTCATGACGACCGCGACGGTGCGTGACGAACGGTATCGGATGGTCCTCGACGAGGAGATGCCGCTCGCGCCCGCGGAGACGATCGCCGGACAGATCCACCACACTCACGGCGTCGTCTTGCCGATCAGGCCGACACCCGACGGCCCCGTCTATGATCCGGTCCCGACCGCGTTCGAACTCCCGAACGGCGAGACTCAGCCGTTCATTCACGCGATGTGGGAACAAGACGAGATCCTCGAGGGGCCGTTCGCGGACTGGGAGTTCCCCGGCGACGGCGGCGAGGCGCCGGCAGATGGGGACGACGGCACCGATACACAGACCGACATCCGCCTCGTCGGTGAGACGTCCGGCTGGCAGGGAGCCGCACCCGACACCATCGCGGGGACCGAAAACCCGACCCTGTCGCTCGAGGCGGGGACCGAGTACACCCTCGTCTGGGAGAACGGCGACGGTCTCCAGCACAATTTCGCGATCGAAGACGAGTCGGGGGCGGACGTACTCGAGACGGACCTGCTCGGGGAAGAAGGGGCGACTCAGTCGGTTACATTCACCGCCAGCGACGAGATGGCCGAGTACTACTGTCAGGTCCACCCGAGTTCCATGCGGGGGGCGCTTGAGGTGCAGTAG
- a CDS encoding glutathione S-transferase family protein: protein MNMLVDGEWRTDAYESTDDDGSFERQTTPFRDEIRDDPDARFQPAAGRYHLYVSAACPWAHRTLVTRALKGLEDAISVSVVDPYRGEDGWQFTPEKEGCTRDHVHDADYLRELYVKADPDATCRVTVPVLWDTEEGTIVNNESEEIMRMLDTEFDDYARRDVDLYPEGYRDEVDRIIDEIYEPINNGVYRAGFATKQGPYDEAVDDLFAALDHWDEVLEEQRYLAGDRLTEADIAMFTTLVRFDNVYHTHFMCNVQYIREYDNLWPYLRDLYQTPGVGETVNMDHIKEHYYTTHPDVNPHRIVARGPDLDFEKPHDRDELPGGPPSDLVAAASADD, encoded by the coding sequence ATGAACATGCTCGTCGACGGCGAGTGGCGAACCGACGCGTACGAGTCGACTGACGACGACGGCTCGTTCGAGCGCCAGACGACGCCGTTCCGCGACGAAATCCGCGACGACCCCGACGCCCGATTCCAGCCGGCGGCCGGCCGGTATCACCTCTACGTTTCCGCCGCCTGCCCGTGGGCCCACCGGACGCTCGTGACGCGGGCGCTGAAGGGCCTCGAGGACGCGATCTCGGTGTCGGTCGTCGATCCCTATCGGGGCGAGGACGGCTGGCAGTTCACCCCCGAGAAGGAGGGGTGTACGCGCGATCACGTCCACGACGCCGACTACCTGCGCGAGCTATACGTGAAAGCGGATCCGGACGCGACCTGTCGCGTGACGGTGCCGGTCCTCTGGGACACCGAAGAGGGGACCATCGTCAACAACGAGTCCGAAGAAATCATGCGGATGCTCGACACCGAGTTCGACGACTACGCTCGGCGGGACGTAGACCTCTACCCCGAAGGCTACCGCGACGAGGTCGACCGGATCATCGACGAGATCTACGAGCCGATCAACAACGGCGTCTACCGGGCCGGCTTCGCGACCAAGCAGGGGCCCTACGACGAGGCGGTCGACGACCTGTTCGCGGCGCTCGATCACTGGGACGAGGTGCTGGAGGAGCAGCGGTACCTCGCGGGCGACCGGCTGACCGAGGCCGATATCGCGATGTTCACGACGCTCGTCCGGTTCGACAACGTCTATCACACGCACTTCATGTGTAACGTCCAGTACATCCGCGAGTACGACAACCTCTGGCCCTATCTCCGGGATCTCTACCAGACGCCGGGGGTCGGCGAGACGGTGAACATGGACCACATCAAAGAACACTACTACACGACCCACCCGGACGTCAACCCCCACCGGATCGTCGCCCGCGGACCCGATCTGGACTTCGAGAAACCCCACGACCGCGACGAACTTCCCGGCGGTCCGCCGTCGGATCTGGTTGCGGCCGCCAGCGCCGACGACTAG
- a CDS encoding 2Fe-2S iron-sulfur cluster-binding protein: MTASTTWEVELRVPDDADLEAAGESRTIAVREDEAILAAARRAGLWLSADCQQGWCITCGARLLEGEVDHSDAKRYYPEDEAENFVLTCVAQPRADCVIVVEQYDELLRHRADHDRPPGRSKLG, translated from the coding sequence GTGACAGCGTCCACGACGTGGGAGGTCGAACTCCGCGTGCCCGACGACGCCGACCTCGAGGCCGCCGGCGAGTCCCGGACCATCGCGGTCCGCGAAGACGAGGCGATCCTCGCGGCGGCCCGCCGGGCGGGACTGTGGCTCTCCGCGGACTGCCAGCAGGGGTGGTGTATCACCTGTGGCGCGCGACTGCTCGAGGGCGAAGTCGACCATAGCGACGCGAAGCGGTACTATCCCGAGGACGAAGCCGAGAACTTCGTGTTGACTTGCGTGGCCCAGCCCCGCGCCGACTGCGTCATCGTGGTCGAACAGTATGACGAATTGCTTCGCCATCGGGCCGACCACGACAGGCCGCCGGGACGATCGAAACTCGGCTAA
- a CDS encoding DUF7535 family protein, translating to MSVKVSESTGYGPNTQMSLFGYIMAAVLVIVLLPLIPVLVPVWILWKVFVAEEEFGHSFEDWRRDTGRTPDDRAAAAEAELAAAETEATEADDAESEDETEQAAAES from the coding sequence ATGTCAGTCAAGGTGTCCGAGTCGACGGGATACGGACCCAACACCCAGATGTCCCTGTTCGGCTATATCATGGCCGCGGTACTCGTGATCGTCTTGCTTCCACTGATCCCGGTCCTGGTCCCGGTCTGGATCCTCTGGAAAGTGTTCGTCGCCGAGGAGGAGTTCGGCCACAGCTTCGAGGACTGGCGGCGCGACACCGGCCGTACCCCAGATGACCGTGCGGCCGCCGCCGAGGCGGAACTCGCGGCGGCCGAAACGGAAGCCACCGAGGCCGACGATGCCGAGTCCGAGGACGAAACCGAACAGGCGGCTGCGGAGTCCTGA
- a CDS encoding alcohol dehydrogenase catalytic domain-containing protein — protein sequence MRAAAFTDLSGPEGVRTIERDEPEPGPGEATVDVAACAINRHDLWILEGDSAMVDADDLPFVTGLDVAGVVSEVGDGVRGVEPGDRVVLCPNETCGECRFCREGPENTCERFSLYHGGLAETACVEGDRLIPLPDGVDAATAAAIPTAYMTAFHMLRRAEVGPGDLVFVPGATGGVGVAAVQLSAVFGAETIGTSTSASKLERVRELGLDHGIESAEIDEIREAVAEIGEPDAVINHLGGEFTRLGQSVMRRGGTMAICGRTAGGESTIDIASLFLGHKRIVGSTMGTQDDLRRLVELTADGDLEPEIDETYALEDTDAAFAAMQDRESVGKIVVEP from the coding sequence ATGCGAGCCGCAGCTTTCACCGACCTGAGCGGACCCGAGGGAGTGAGGACGATCGAGCGCGACGAGCCCGAGCCCGGCCCGGGCGAAGCCACCGTCGACGTCGCGGCCTGCGCGATCAATCGCCACGACCTCTGGATCCTCGAGGGGGACTCGGCGATGGTCGATGCCGACGATCTGCCCTTCGTCACGGGGCTGGACGTCGCGGGCGTCGTCAGCGAGGTCGGCGACGGCGTTCGAGGTGTCGAGCCCGGCGACCGAGTCGTTCTCTGTCCGAACGAGACCTGCGGCGAGTGTCGGTTCTGCCGCGAGGGGCCGGAAAACACCTGCGAGCGGTTCTCGCTCTATCACGGCGGGCTGGCCGAGACGGCGTGCGTCGAGGGCGACCGGCTTATCCCACTGCCCGACGGCGTGGACGCGGCGACCGCCGCCGCGATCCCGACGGCCTACATGACCGCCTTCCACATGCTCCGCCGGGCCGAGGTCGGCCCCGGCGACCTCGTGTTCGTCCCCGGCGCGACCGGCGGCGTCGGCGTCGCGGCGGTCCAGCTGTCGGCCGTGTTCGGTGCCGAAACCATCGGCACGTCGACGTCGGCGTCGAAGCTCGAGCGAGTCCGTGAACTCGGTCTCGATCACGGCATCGAATCGGCCGAGATCGACGAGATCCGCGAGGCGGTCGCGGAAATCGGCGAGCCCGACGCGGTGATTAACCACCTCGGCGGCGAGTTCACGCGGCTCGGCCAGTCGGTCATGCGACGCGGCGGGACGATGGCGATCTGTGGCCGCACGGCGGGCGGCGAGTCGACGATCGATATCGCGAGCCTCTTTCTGGGTCACAAACGCATCGTCGGCTCCACGATGGGGACCCAGGACGACCTCCGGCGGCTCGTCGAGCTGACTGCCGACGGAGATCTCGAGCCCGAGATCGACGAGACGTACGCGCTCGAGGACACCGACGCGGCCTTCGCGGCGATGCAAGACCGCGAGAGCGTCGGCAAGATCGTCGTCGAGCCGTAA
- a CDS encoding calcium/sodium antiporter, whose protein sequence is MLPVGDVASLIVGVLALWFGARFLVTGASRIAGAAGISALVVGLTVVAFGTSAPEIVVSTGAALEGRGDVAVGNVVGSNVFNLGVILGLVAVIAPFRVSEPLLRRDVLAMAASTVVAVAVLANTLVSRLEGAVLLALLAGYLAALVIAIKNGDEAAEPTGDSSEATDGGTAPAAADGTGRDVRLGLEAGRTVAGLAIVIVGGRVLVDAAVGLALSVGISEWVVGATIVAAGTSLPELVTSVVAARQGDTGIAAGNVVGSSVFNVLGVLGLAAAARPLAVDPAVFLALGWLAAVTAFATVVLATGRQLTRLEGAALVAFGTAYWVGSAIL, encoded by the coding sequence ATGCTCCCCGTCGGAGACGTCGCTTCGCTGATAGTCGGCGTTCTCGCTCTCTGGTTCGGCGCTCGCTTCCTCGTGACCGGTGCCTCGCGGATCGCCGGCGCAGCCGGGATCTCGGCGCTCGTCGTTGGACTCACGGTGGTCGCCTTCGGCACGTCAGCCCCGGAGATCGTCGTCTCGACGGGGGCCGCCCTCGAGGGCCGGGGCGACGTCGCGGTCGGCAACGTCGTCGGCTCGAACGTGTTCAATCTGGGCGTGATCCTCGGGCTCGTCGCCGTCATCGCACCGTTTCGCGTTTCCGAGCCGCTGCTTCGCCGGGACGTACTGGCGATGGCCGCCTCGACGGTCGTCGCGGTCGCCGTCTTGGCGAACACCCTCGTCTCGCGGCTCGAGGGAGCGGTCCTCCTCGCGCTGCTGGCGGGCTATCTGGCGGCGCTCGTGATCGCGATCAAGAACGGGGACGAGGCGGCCGAACCGACGGGGGACTCGAGCGAGGCGACCGACGGCGGGACGGCACCCGCCGCGGCCGATGGCACTGGGCGGGACGTCCGGCTCGGGCTCGAGGCCGGCCGTACCGTGGCGGGACTCGCGATCGTGATCGTCGGTGGGCGCGTCCTGGTCGACGCCGCGGTCGGGCTGGCTCTCTCGGTGGGGATCTCCGAGTGGGTCGTCGGCGCGACGATCGTCGCGGCCGGTACGTCGCTGCCGGAGCTGGTGACATCCGTCGTCGCCGCCCGCCAGGGTGATACCGGAATCGCCGCGGGCAACGTCGTCGGCTCGAGCGTCTTCAACGTCCTCGGTGTACTGGGGCTGGCCGCCGCGGCTCGCCCGCTGGCCGTCGATCCGGCGGTCTTTCTCGCGCTCGGATGGCTCGCCGCCGTGACCGCGTTCGCAACGGTCGTCCTCGCGACGGGTCGGCAGCTGACTCGCCTCGAGGGAGCCGCGCTCGTCGCGTTCGGAACGGCCTACTGGGTCGGTAGCGCCATTCTCTGA
- the dps gene encoding DNA protection during starvation protein, which produces MSDEKPHAAGDVDAGDTSERVGMAVLRERGLEPEELREKLIDAIGAEFTTYYYYTNLRMHLAGHEDYKEITEDARLEDRAHFELVAPRVYELGGALPNDIRDFADRASCPDAEVPTPMAGDGSFDTESLDAESILEVLLEAERCAIRTWSEVCDMTHGKDPRTYDMASRILQEEIEHEAWFVELLSMERDGEINPAGHFVRGEPGDAPLSTNRRFNDSA; this is translated from the coding sequence ATGTCGGACGAGAAACCACACGCGGCAGGCGACGTCGACGCGGGTGACACGAGTGAGCGCGTCGGGATGGCAGTGCTTCGCGAACGCGGACTCGAGCCCGAGGAACTGCGCGAGAAACTGATCGATGCGATCGGTGCTGAGTTCACGACCTATTACTACTACACCAATCTGCGAATGCATCTCGCCGGTCACGAGGACTACAAGGAGATCACCGAGGACGCCCGCCTCGAGGACCGGGCCCACTTCGAACTGGTCGCGCCGCGGGTGTACGAACTCGGCGGCGCACTGCCGAACGACATTCGGGACTTCGCCGATCGAGCGTCCTGTCCCGACGCCGAGGTTCCGACACCGATGGCTGGCGACGGGAGCTTCGACACCGAGTCACTCGACGCCGAGAGCATCCTCGAGGTACTGCTCGAGGCGGAACGCTGTGCGATCCGGACGTGGTCGGAGGTCTGTGACATGACCCACGGGAAAGATCCCCGGACCTACGACATGGCCTCGCGCATCCTGCAAGAGGAGATCGAACACGAGGCCTGGTTCGTCGAACTCCTCTCGATGGAACGGGACGGCGAGATCAATCCGGCGGGCCACTTCGTCCGGGGCGAGCCCGGCGATGCACCGCTCTCGACGAACCGCCGGTTCAACGACAGCGCGTAG
- a CDS encoding DUF7405 family protein, translating to MDRSDRGLPRREFVKRAVAVGGAAGLAACLQREEPEDVPQAALAPEELPSRQHAWNEFLSTDDHGNDVPPRHHLLLALEYVGDGPADAADERDQLEAAFQTLERAYKRGNEGLAFTVGYGPAYFDRFESDLEGVELPDPEPLTALEDPALDEYDALVHLASDYGHVTLSAEEALKGELEDLNGLAVEGTLEGVFEGAERRTGFIGRGLPAEKQSGVAGIPDGEPVPEDAPMFMGFKSGFRRTQASEDRVTIDEGPFAGGTTIHLSKLNLHLNQWYEQDSREQRVAKMFSPTHAEEGLVEGAGHNLGDSSRVTEVADAADEAARRKGTVGHAQKTARAREGGEPIVLRRDFDSTDDDRAGLHFLSLQRSIDDFVTTRTAMTGGDLTDGSVGQRTNNGILQYITVANRANYLVPPREQRALPEPAPTRD from the coding sequence ATGGACAGGTCGGACCGCGGACTCCCGCGTCGCGAGTTCGTCAAACGCGCCGTCGCCGTCGGCGGTGCCGCTGGGCTTGCCGCGTGCCTCCAGCGCGAGGAGCCCGAAGACGTCCCACAGGCCGCCCTCGCACCCGAGGAACTCCCGAGCCGCCAGCACGCCTGGAACGAGTTCCTCTCGACGGACGACCACGGCAACGACGTGCCGCCCCGCCACCACCTCCTGTTGGCCCTCGAGTACGTCGGCGACGGCCCCGCAGACGCCGCCGACGAGCGCGACCAGCTCGAGGCCGCGTTCCAAACGCTCGAGCGGGCCTACAAACGGGGCAACGAGGGGCTCGCCTTTACCGTCGGCTACGGGCCCGCGTACTTCGATCGGTTCGAGAGCGATCTCGAGGGGGTCGAACTGCCCGATCCTGAGCCCCTGACCGCGCTGGAAGACCCCGCCCTCGACGAGTACGACGCGCTGGTACATCTGGCCAGCGACTACGGCCACGTCACCTTGAGCGCCGAAGAGGCGCTGAAGGGCGAACTCGAGGACCTGAACGGCCTCGCGGTCGAGGGCACGCTTGAGGGTGTCTTCGAGGGCGCCGAGCGCCGGACGGGGTTCATCGGCCGTGGGCTCCCGGCCGAGAAACAGTCGGGCGTCGCCGGCATCCCCGACGGCGAACCGGTCCCCGAGGACGCGCCGATGTTCATGGGCTTCAAGTCCGGCTTCCGGCGCACGCAGGCCAGCGAGGATCGCGTAACGATCGACGAGGGGCCGTTCGCCGGCGGGACCACGATCCACCTCTCGAAGCTCAACCTGCACCTAAACCAGTGGTACGAGCAAGACAGCCGCGAGCAACGCGTCGCCAAGATGTTCTCGCCGACTCACGCAGAGGAAGGGCTCGTGGAGGGAGCCGGCCACAATCTCGGCGACTCGAGTCGGGTGACCGAGGTCGCCGACGCGGCCGACGAGGCTGCCCGGCGGAAGGGGACCGTCGGCCACGCACAGAAGACCGCTCGCGCCCGCGAAGGCGGCGAACCGATCGTCCTCCGGCGGGACTTCGACTCGACCGACGACGATCGGGCTGGCCTTCACTTCCTCTCGTTGCAGCGCTCGATCGACGACTTCGTGACGACCCGGACGGCCATGACAGGTGGCGACCTCACCGATGGCTCGGTCGGCCAGCGAACGAACAACGGCATCCTCCAGTACATCACCGTCGCGAACCGGGCGAACTACCTCGTGCCGCCTCGAGAGCAGCGGGCCTTGCCCGAGCCCGCGCCGACACGCGACTGA
- a CDS encoding thiol-disulfide oxidoreductase DCC family protein, with translation MAQPQFTGVLLYDGDCPFCSAASTAVRQLESVGVVAWSEPVAQAFLEAQFGEPPFALFFADCEAETVWAGRAAATELCERAGMPVLVRDIVGDNYERLADAVQVVSGTDREIDPYHDAYPMAGDAAALFDELAASAGRTHVPNT, from the coding sequence ATGGCCCAGCCGCAGTTCACCGGCGTCCTGCTCTACGACGGCGACTGTCCGTTCTGTTCGGCCGCCTCGACCGCCGTGCGGCAGCTCGAGTCCGTCGGCGTCGTCGCGTGGTCGGAGCCGGTCGCACAGGCCTTTCTCGAGGCTCAATTCGGCGAGCCTCCGTTCGCGCTCTTTTTCGCGGATTGCGAGGCCGAGACCGTCTGGGCGGGCCGTGCGGCCGCAACCGAACTCTGCGAGCGGGCGGGGATGCCGGTGCTGGTTCGAGACATCGTCGGCGATAACTACGAACGACTCGCGGACGCCGTGCAGGTCGTCTCGGGAACCGACCGGGAGATCGATCCCTACCACGACGCATATCCGATGGCCGGCGACGCCGCGGCGCTGTTCGATGAACTGGCGGCTAGCGCGGGCCGGACGCACGTTCCGAACACCTGA
- a CDS encoding DNA methyltransferase yields MADDGGRHRQSRLFTDDDGGFDAERAREESLPVEDGEVIDTDELADHQTYLEGRGIYDERNRVNDLTGKEWKYATKSVIAEGYPPALQHDLRGEHGGQKPPRLCAELIGRFSKAGDTVLDPFAGVGGTLLGASVCEHEGTGLREAIGFERTRRWVEIYETALVRENEERRERGDPPLAEQDMRHGDCADLIEEVPDDSIDLLLTDVPYWHMDELEQTRNERRTRESSLGSFGGRDADGVDDESDDEPGAESRREWETDGEWETKADWLDDMATKFDRFTDAVAPDGHVVVFIGDMYRDQSYEFLSAELAQAIEAAAPLTLAATLIWYDPTKDLHVYGYPFSFVPSMVHQNVLVFRPADDSDAN; encoded by the coding sequence ATGGCAGACGACGGGGGCCGGCACCGCCAGAGCCGGCTGTTCACTGACGACGACGGCGGGTTCGACGCCGAGCGCGCACGCGAGGAGTCACTGCCCGTCGAGGACGGCGAGGTGATCGATACCGACGAGTTGGCCGATCACCAGACCTACCTCGAGGGCCGCGGGATCTACGACGAGCGCAACCGGGTCAACGACCTCACCGGCAAGGAGTGGAAGTACGCCACCAAGTCGGTGATCGCCGAGGGCTATCCGCCGGCCCTCCAGCACGACCTGCGGGGCGAACACGGCGGCCAGAAGCCCCCGCGGCTCTGTGCGGAGTTGATCGGCCGGTTCAGCAAGGCCGGCGACACCGTCCTCGATCCCTTCGCCGGCGTCGGCGGCACCTTACTGGGCGCAAGCGTCTGCGAACACGAGGGGACCGGCCTGCGGGAGGCCATCGGCTTCGAGCGCACGCGCCGATGGGTCGAGATCTACGAGACGGCCCTCGTCCGGGAAAACGAGGAGCGACGCGAGCGCGGCGACCCGCCGCTGGCCGAGCAGGACATGCGCCACGGCGACTGTGCGGACCTGATCGAGGAGGTCCCCGACGACTCGATCGACCTCCTGTTGACCGACGTCCCCTACTGGCACATGGACGAACTCGAGCAGACGCGCAACGAGCGCCGGACCCGTGAGAGCAGTCTGGGTTCGTTCGGCGGTCGGGACGCCGACGGTGTGGACGACGAGAGCGACGACGAGCCGGGCGCCGAGTCCCGCCGAGAGTGGGAGACGGACGGCGAGTGGGAGACGAAAGCCGACTGGCTTGACGATATGGCCACGAAGTTCGACCGCTTTACTGACGCGGTCGCACCGGACGGCCACGTCGTCGTCTTCATCGGCGACATGTACCGCGACCAGTCCTACGAGTTCCTCTCCGCCGAACTCGCGCAGGCGATCGAAGCCGCCGCACCGCTGACGCTGGCGGCGACCCTGATCTGGTACGATCCGACGAAGGACCTCCACGTCTATGGCTACCCGTTCTCGTTCGTCCCGTCGATGGTCCACCAGAACGTCCTCGTCTTCCGACCCGCCGACGATTCGGACGCCAACTGA